The following are encoded together in the Roseivirga misakiensis genome:
- the glmM gene encoding phosphoglucosamine mutase yields MTLIKSISGIRGTIGGSVDQALTPIDAVKFAAAFGTWVKEKSGKSKIVIGRDARPSGEMIANLVSSTLVGLGIDVVDLGLSTTPTVEFAVPLENAGGGIILTASHNPVQWNALKLLNETGEFISGQDGKEVLAIAESDAYQFAEVKELGKITQDDTYIDKHIQSVLDLALVDVDAVKEARFKVIIDCVNSTGGISLPPLLKALGVEVEEMFCEPNGMFPHNPEPLPEHLSQISSAMESRKYDLGIVVDPDVDRLAFLSEDGTPFGEEYTLVAVADYVLSQTKGNTVSNLSSTRALRDVTEKHGGTYTASAVGEVNVVTKMKETNAVIGGEGNGGIIYPDSHYGRDALVGIALFLTHLAKFGKPVSRLRSTYPSYFISKNKIDLSPDIDVDKVLTAMEEKYSDKPVNTIDGVKIEFDKEWVHLRKSNTEPIIRIYAESESLNTAEHLANKIISDIKEIVSN; encoded by the coding sequence GTGACATTAATTAAGTCAATTTCAGGAATTCGCGGAACCATCGGTGGAAGCGTAGATCAAGCCCTGACACCCATCGATGCCGTAAAATTTGCAGCAGCATTTGGTACTTGGGTCAAAGAGAAATCAGGTAAATCCAAAATAGTGATCGGTAGAGATGCTCGCCCTTCTGGTGAAATGATCGCGAACCTCGTTTCTTCTACTCTAGTTGGTCTTGGTATAGATGTCGTTGACCTAGGATTGTCAACTACACCAACGGTTGAATTTGCCGTGCCACTGGAAAATGCTGGTGGAGGTATAATTTTAACGGCTAGCCACAATCCGGTACAATGGAATGCCCTTAAACTGCTGAATGAAACTGGTGAATTTATCAGTGGTCAGGATGGAAAAGAGGTACTGGCAATTGCTGAAAGTGATGCATACCAGTTTGCGGAGGTAAAGGAGTTAGGTAAAATCACTCAAGACGACACCTACATTGACAAGCACATCCAATCAGTTTTGGATTTAGCCTTGGTAGATGTTGACGCCGTAAAAGAAGCGCGTTTCAAGGTAATTATAGACTGTGTAAACTCAACGGGTGGAATTTCTTTACCACCACTTTTGAAAGCACTTGGTGTAGAAGTGGAAGAAATGTTCTGTGAGCCGAATGGAATGTTTCCACATAATCCAGAGCCACTTCCTGAGCACTTGAGCCAGATTTCTTCGGCAATGGAAAGTCGAAAATATGACCTTGGAATCGTTGTAGATCCAGATGTCGATCGTTTGGCATTTTTGTCAGAAGATGGGACTCCATTCGGTGAAGAATATACATTAGTAGCTGTGGCAGATTATGTTTTGTCACAAACCAAAGGCAATACTGTTTCCAACCTATCTTCGACTAGGGCTTTAAGAGACGTTACTGAAAAGCATGGCGGTACGTATACTGCTTCGGCTGTGGGTGAAGTGAATGTTGTCACGAAAATGAAAGAGACGAATGCTGTAATTGGTGGAGAAGGGAATGGTGGTATCATCTATCCAGACTCGCATTACGGGAGAGATGCCTTAGTCGGTATCGCTTTATTCCTAACGCATTTGGCAAAATTTGGCAAGCCTGTATCAAGACTTCGGTCTACTTATCCGAGTTACTTTATTTCTAAAAACAAGATCGATTTATCTCCAGATATTGATGTAGATAAGGTATTGACAGCTATGGAAGAAAAGTATAGCGACAAGCCCGTAAACACCATTGACGGGGTAAAAATCGAGTTTGACAAAGAATGGGTACATTTGAGAAAGTCAAATACAGAACCGATTATAAGAATATATGCTGAGTCTGAATCGTTGAATACGGCAGAACACTTAGCCAACAAGATTATTTCTGATATAAAAGAAATTGTGTCCAATTAA
- the mazG gene encoding nucleoside triphosphate pyrophosphohydrolase, with protein sequence MIQPPKDLRRKEKLEAFDRLLTIMDELRLNCPWDKKQTLETIRHLTIEETYELSDAIINENLDEVKKEIGDLMLHMVFYSKIADEKGAFDVADALSAISDKLVHRHPHIYGDVQADDEEAVKANWEKIKLKEKGNVSVLGGVPNSLPALVKAIRIQDKARGIGFDWEKKEQVWEKVEEEMQEFKDEFNVDSDTPIDKQKAQAEFGDLLFSLVNYSRFIDIDPEEALERTNLKFIKRFQYLESESQKDGKSISDMSLDEMDEYWERAKSIK encoded by the coding sequence ATGATTCAACCCCCAAAAGATCTTCGAAGGAAAGAAAAGCTTGAGGCCTTTGATCGATTATTGACCATAATGGATGAGTTAAGGCTCAATTGTCCATGGGATAAAAAGCAGACTCTTGAAACGATTAGGCACTTAACAATTGAAGAGACTTATGAATTATCGGATGCCATTATCAACGAGAATCTAGATGAGGTTAAAAAGGAGATCGGTGACCTAATGTTGCATATGGTTTTTTACTCGAAAATCGCAGACGAAAAAGGTGCTTTTGATGTGGCAGATGCGCTCTCGGCGATTAGCGATAAGCTTGTCCATAGACACCCTCATATTTACGGCGATGTGCAGGCCGATGACGAAGAAGCTGTAAAAGCCAACTGGGAGAAAATCAAATTGAAAGAAAAAGGTAACGTCTCTGTTTTAGGCGGCGTGCCCAACTCCTTACCCGCTCTGGTAAAGGCCATTAGGATACAAGATAAGGCAAGAGGAATAGGCTTTGATTGGGAGAAAAAAGAACAGGTTTGGGAAAAGGTCGAAGAGGAAATGCAGGAATTTAAGGATGAATTCAATGTAGATTCCGATACACCGATCGATAAACAAAAGGCTCAAGCAGAATTTGGAGACCTTCTTTTCTCTTTAGTAAATTATTCCAGATTCATCGATATCGATCCTGAAGAGGCACTGGAACGAACAAATCTCAAATTCATCAAAAGGTTTCAGTACTTAGAAAGTGAGTCGCAGAAAGACGGCAAAAGCATTTCTGATATGAGTCTAGACGAAATGGATGAATATTGGGAGAGAGCCAAATCAATCAAATGA
- a CDS encoding chloride channel protein: protein MILKRLLGKFLVWRIRHLSIKNFVILLAGLTGVIGGLAAVTLKGTVHFIQAKLLSLDISFIHVFLPVVGILVTALLAKYVLKETLGHGVTSILYYISKKSSIVSRIKMYSRMLTSALTVGFGGSVGLEAPIVVTGSAIGSNIGRLMHLNYKQRTLMIGCGAAAAISGIFNSPVAGVIFSIEVILSEVTIGAFIPLLIASVLGSLISMLFSGDNVLFSFDLTDPFQTSDFLFYLVLGAICGLVAYYFTNTTLFAEKLVAKIKRPIFKAIIGGLALGLLILLFNPLFGEGYNTIKLILNGQASEVFSNSELFAGISDPWAIVAFAFMVLLLKPFATGFTIGAGGNGGIFAPSLFIGGITGFLFASINNLLDLGKTLSVSNFTLVGMCGVMSGVLHAPLTAIFLIAEITSGYTLFLPLMLVSAVAFSANSYFQKHSFYTAKLIESGDLIPYDKDKQLLSLMNISKLIEKDLLTIHPENKLDDLVDLVKKSKRNIFPVVDENNVLKGIITLDDIREIMFDSESQKNVIVGTLMSKPPETVNSNENMQQVMGKFEKTGAWNLPVIDNDEYIGIVSKSRIFNTYRTKLKRQNKE, encoded by the coding sequence ATGATTTTGAAAAGGTTACTGGGTAAATTTCTAGTCTGGAGAATCCGACATTTAAGCATTAAGAATTTTGTAATTCTTTTGGCGGGCTTAACGGGTGTTATCGGAGGGCTAGCCGCAGTTACTTTAAAAGGAACTGTTCATTTCATACAGGCCAAGCTACTTTCATTAGACATCTCTTTTATTCATGTATTTCTACCTGTAGTTGGTATTCTGGTGACTGCACTCCTAGCCAAATATGTGTTAAAAGAAACTCTAGGCCACGGCGTCACTTCTATTCTTTATTATATATCTAAAAAATCGAGTATCGTCAGCCGAATTAAAATGTATAGCCGAATGCTAACTTCTGCACTGACCGTCGGCTTTGGAGGTTCTGTCGGTTTGGAGGCACCTATTGTAGTGACAGGATCTGCCATCGGATCTAACATTGGGCGCTTAATGCACCTGAACTATAAGCAGAGAACTCTGATGATTGGTTGTGGCGCCGCTGCCGCGATTTCTGGCATCTTTAATTCACCTGTGGCGGGTGTGATCTTTAGTATAGAAGTCATTTTAAGTGAGGTAACCATTGGAGCGTTTATACCATTACTTATCGCCTCCGTACTTGGTTCCCTAATATCGATGCTCTTTTCTGGTGACAATGTTTTGTTTTCATTCGATCTAACTGATCCATTTCAAACAAGTGACTTTCTGTTCTACCTTGTCTTGGGTGCTATTTGTGGGCTTGTCGCCTATTATTTTACCAATACCACACTGTTTGCCGAGAAATTAGTAGCCAAAATCAAGCGGCCGATATTTAAGGCTATCATAGGCGGCTTGGCCTTAGGCTTACTTATCTTATTATTCAACCCTCTTTTTGGTGAAGGCTATAATACAATTAAGCTGATCTTAAACGGTCAAGCTTCGGAAGTATTCAGTAATAGCGAATTGTTCGCAGGAATTTCAGATCCATGGGCCATTGTGGCATTCGCATTTATGGTGCTTTTACTCAAACCATTCGCCACTGGTTTTACAATCGGAGCGGGCGGCAATGGCGGTATCTTCGCCCCTTCCCTTTTCATTGGGGGCATTACTGGTTTCTTATTTGCCTCCATTAACAACCTCCTAGACCTAGGCAAAACACTATCTGTCAGCAACTTTACATTAGTCGGTATGTGTGGTGTTATGAGTGGTGTCTTGCATGCACCATTAACCGCCATTTTCTTGATTGCAGAAATCACGAGTGGCTATACATTGTTCCTACCCCTGATGCTCGTGTCGGCAGTGGCCTTTAGTGCCAATAGTTATTTTCAAAAGCACTCCTTTTACACGGCCAAATTGATAGAGTCTGGAGACTTAATACCCTACGATAAGGACAAGCAATTACTCAGTTTGATGAACATTAGCAAATTGATTGAAAAGGATTTATTGACCATCCATCCAGAAAATAAGTTGGACGATTTGGTGGATCTTGTCAAAAAATCTAAGCGTAATATCTTTCCAGTAGTGGATGAAAATAATGTCTTAAAAGGCATAATCACACTCGATGATATTAGGGAAATCATGTTTGACAGTGAATCTCAGAAAAATGTAATTGTTGGAACATTAATGAGTAAACCGCCTGAAACAGTAAATTCTAATGAAAACATGCAGCAGGTTATGGGCAAATTCGAAAAAACAGGCGCTTGGAACTTACCTGTCATCGATAATGATGAATATATAGGCATCGTATCTAAATCTAGAATTTTCAATACTTACCGCACAAAGCTTAAACGGCAAAATAAAGAATAG
- a CDS encoding GH3 auxin-responsive promoter family protein: MKKRMHQIELFMKYPHDVQEELFKKLVTTGRNTEFGRTHGFADVHTEEQFRKLIPISSYEDICPYIERNMAGEQNLLWPSDVKWFAKSSGTTNARSKFIPVSYEALEECHFKGGKDMLSIYCNNYPQTKMFDGKGLTIGGSQQINQFDSNSESFYGDVSAVIMSNLPYWTKFVRTPTLDIALLEEWESKIDLMAKHTMDENVTSISGVPTWTIILLQKIMELKGVDNIHEVWPNLEVFFHGAVAFGPYKSIFKSIIPSDQMRYLETYNASEGFFGIQNEIGSEDMLLMLDYGIYYEFIPFSEIHKESPKTVGLSEVVVGEQYALIISTNAGLWRYKIGDTIQFTSTNPFRFKISGRTKHFINAFGEEVVVENAERAIAMAAEKTGAQINNFTAAPRYFKENEKGAHEWIVEFEKDPDDIDRFVKLLDETLRDINSDYDAKRHRSLALTQPIIHHAAPGTFYEWMRNRGKLGGQHKVPRLSNSREYLDDILKLMSVDHID, encoded by the coding sequence ATGAAGAAACGCATGCATCAGATTGAGCTATTCATGAAATACCCTCATGATGTTCAGGAGGAACTATTTAAAAAACTGGTAACCACAGGCCGAAACACTGAATTTGGTCGCACCCACGGTTTTGCCGACGTTCATACTGAAGAACAGTTTAGGAAACTCATTCCAATTTCTTCATACGAAGACATTTGCCCCTATATAGAACGAAATATGGCAGGAGAACAAAACCTCCTGTGGCCGTCAGATGTCAAGTGGTTTGCTAAATCATCGGGTACCACCAACGCAAGAAGTAAGTTTATACCCGTTTCCTATGAAGCATTAGAAGAGTGCCACTTTAAAGGTGGTAAGGATATGCTTTCTATTTATTGTAACAATTATCCACAGACTAAAATGTTTGATGGAAAAGGACTTACAATTGGTGGAAGCCAGCAAATCAACCAATTTGATAGCAATAGTGAATCATTCTATGGCGACGTTTCCGCGGTAATTATGTCCAATCTTCCTTATTGGACTAAGTTCGTTAGAACACCCACATTAGATATTGCGCTCCTAGAAGAATGGGAATCCAAGATTGATCTCATGGCAAAGCATACCATGGATGAAAACGTCACAAGTATTTCAGGCGTGCCGACTTGGACCATCATATTGCTTCAAAAGATTATGGAATTAAAGGGGGTTGATAATATCCATGAAGTTTGGCCTAACCTAGAAGTTTTCTTCCATGGTGCAGTCGCTTTCGGCCCTTACAAGAGTATTTTTAAGAGCATTATTCCATCCGATCAAATGCGCTATTTGGAGACCTATAATGCTTCAGAAGGCTTTTTTGGAATTCAGAATGAAATTGGATCAGAAGATATGCTACTGATGCTCGATTATGGTATCTACTACGAGTTCATTCCGTTCTCAGAAATTCATAAAGAGTCTCCAAAAACGGTAGGTTTAAGCGAGGTAGTGGTCGGAGAGCAGTATGCTTTAATTATTTCTACAAATGCTGGCCTTTGGCGCTACAAGATCGGCGATACCATTCAGTTCACATCTACTAACCCTTTTAGATTTAAAATATCGGGCAGAACCAAGCATTTCATTAATGCTTTTGGTGAAGAAGTGGTGGTCGAAAATGCAGAAAGAGCGATTGCCATGGCCGCGGAAAAAACGGGAGCGCAGATCAATAACTTTACAGCTGCACCGCGGTATTTTAAGGAAAATGAAAAAGGTGCTCACGAGTGGATAGTTGAATTCGAAAAGGACCCAGACGATATCGATCGTTTTGTAAAGTTACTGGACGAAACACTTAGAGATATTAACTCTGATTATGATGCCAAACGTCACAGGAGTTTAGCCCTGACTCAACCGATTATTCATCACGCAGCACCGGGTACTTTTTACGAATGGATGAGAAACCGAGGAAAGTTGGGTGGCCAGCATAAGGTGCCAAGGCTTTCAAATTCCAGAGAATATTTAGATGACATTCTCAAGCTAATGAGCGTTGATCATATTGATTAA
- the lptB gene encoding LPS export ABC transporter ATP-binding protein, whose amino-acid sequence MKLSAEHLVKTYKKRKVVNDVSVEVKQGEIVGLLGPNGAGKTTTFYMIVGLVRPNEGHVLLDGEDITALPMFKRAQAGLGYLAQEPSVFRKLTVEQNIMAVLEMTKLPKQVQKEKMESLLEEFSLTHVRKNLGRVLSGGERRRTEIARALSVDPNFVLLDEPFAGVDPIAVEEIQTIVAKLKDRNIGILITDHNVQETLSITDRAYLMFEGKLLKAGTAEELAADEQVRKVYLGKHFELKRKI is encoded by the coding sequence ATGAAGTTATCTGCTGAGCACCTTGTTAAAACCTACAAAAAGAGAAAAGTAGTCAACGATGTTTCAGTTGAGGTAAAGCAAGGAGAAATTGTTGGGTTACTCGGGCCAAATGGTGCGGGAAAAACCACCACCTTTTATATGATTGTTGGCCTTGTAAGACCAAATGAAGGCCATGTTTTGTTAGACGGTGAGGATATTACCGCACTACCAATGTTCAAGAGGGCCCAAGCGGGCTTGGGATATTTGGCCCAAGAGCCGTCGGTTTTTCGAAAACTTACGGTGGAGCAGAATATAATGGCAGTGCTCGAAATGACTAAGCTACCCAAGCAAGTGCAGAAGGAAAAAATGGAGTCCTTGCTGGAAGAGTTTAGCCTAACGCACGTGCGGAAAAACTTAGGGCGGGTGCTTTCGGGAGGTGAAAGGCGCCGAACAGAAATTGCGAGAGCACTTTCGGTAGACCCCAACTTTGTATTGCTTGATGAACCATTTGCTGGGGTAGACCCAATCGCAGTGGAGGAAATCCAAACCATTGTCGCCAAGCTAAAGGACAGAAATATTGGTATTCTAATCACCGATCACAATGTTCAAGAAACCCTGTCAATTACAGATAGAGCATACCTAATGTTCGAGGGTAAACTTCTAAAAGCTGGTACAGCCGAAGAACTAGCTGCTGATGAACAAGTCAGAAAAGTGTATCTTGGAAAACACTTTGAGTTGAAAAGAAAAATTTAA
- the recJ gene encoding single-stranded-DNA-specific exonuclease RecJ: MQKRWLFEEGHNPDVLNVLQEEVKINETIAKLLEQRGVSTFEEAKTFFRPSLDHLHDPFLMKDMAKAVNRLTDAIGNGEKIMIYGDYDVDGTTSVATCFGFLNEFYDNLGYYIPNRYKEGYGVSSQGIQYAKEAGYSLIITLDCGIKAVDRVKEANDLGLDVIICDHHTPGDELPAAYAVLDPKRADCEYPYKDLSGCGVGFKLLQGFCIQSGIALTKLYPYLDLLAVSIASDIVPITGENRVMAFFGLQKVNQDPRPGLKALIELCRAQKELTISSIVFGIGPRINAAGRMDDAGAAVDLLLASTEEEALSLAATVNDKNDARRNFDSANTEEALEMIMSNEEFRNAKSTVLYKEDWHKGVIGIVASRCIDKFYKPTVILTESNDMVTGSARSVMGFDVYAAISECSDLLEQYGGHMYAAGVTMPIDNVDAFRKKFEEVVSRDITEDQLTPAINIDSLVNLEDINDRFYSIISQMAPFGPGNPQPLLVTEDVYAENVKVLKEQHLKFTVRQEGTNVAYDVIGFGFAEYADLVGSGMRFHIAFSVEENDFRGRKSLQLFLKDLKFD, encoded by the coding sequence ATGCAGAAACGGTGGCTATTTGAAGAGGGGCATAATCCTGATGTACTCAATGTACTTCAAGAAGAAGTCAAGATAAATGAGACAATAGCCAAGTTATTGGAGCAGAGAGGCGTTTCTACTTTTGAAGAGGCCAAAACCTTCTTTCGTCCTTCCTTAGATCATTTACACGATCCTTTCTTAATGAAAGATATGGCGAAAGCCGTAAATCGACTAACCGATGCGATCGGTAATGGTGAAAAAATCATGATTTACGGTGATTATGATGTGGACGGCACTACGTCAGTCGCCACTTGCTTCGGATTTTTGAATGAGTTCTATGATAACCTCGGATACTATATCCCAAATCGGTATAAAGAGGGTTACGGTGTTTCGAGTCAAGGCATTCAATACGCCAAAGAGGCAGGATACTCCTTGATAATCACCTTAGATTGTGGGATAAAAGCCGTTGATCGCGTGAAAGAGGCCAACGATCTTGGGCTAGATGTGATCATCTGTGACCATCATACTCCAGGAGATGAGTTGCCTGCTGCATATGCAGTTTTAGACCCAAAGCGAGCTGATTGCGAATACCCATATAAAGACCTATCGGGGTGTGGCGTTGGTTTTAAGTTATTGCAAGGTTTCTGCATCCAATCTGGCATAGCATTGACCAAACTCTACCCGTATTTGGATTTACTAGCCGTAAGTATTGCTTCGGATATAGTACCGATTACTGGGGAAAACCGAGTGATGGCATTTTTTGGATTGCAAAAGGTAAATCAAGACCCTAGACCAGGACTTAAAGCACTTATTGAGCTGTGTAGAGCACAAAAAGAACTCACCATTTCAAGTATTGTGTTTGGTATAGGCCCTAGAATAAATGCGGCCGGAAGAATGGATGATGCTGGCGCGGCTGTAGACTTGTTATTAGCCAGTACCGAAGAGGAGGCGTTAAGCTTGGCCGCCACGGTAAACGATAAAAATGACGCTAGAAGAAATTTTGACAGCGCAAATACCGAAGAAGCACTGGAAATGATCATGTCAAATGAGGAATTTCGAAATGCAAAGTCCACAGTTTTATATAAAGAGGATTGGCACAAAGGTGTCATCGGGATCGTAGCTTCTAGGTGCATCGATAAGTTTTATAAACCCACGGTAATTCTAACTGAATCTAATGACATGGTTACTGGCTCGGCTAGATCGGTGATGGGGTTTGATGTTTACGCCGCAATAAGCGAATGTTCAGATTTGCTTGAGCAATATGGAGGACATATGTATGCCGCAGGAGTTACCATGCCGATCGATAATGTGGATGCCTTTAGAAAAAAATTCGAGGAGGTAGTTTCAAGAGATATTACCGAAGATCAGCTAACACCAGCTATTAATATTGATAGTCTTGTGAATTTAGAAGACATCAACGATCGATTTTATAGTATTATCTCACAAATGGCCCCATTTGGGCCAGGAAATCCACAACCCCTGCTTGTAACCGAAGATGTTTACGCCGAAAATGTTAAAGTCCTAAAAGAACAGCATTTAAAATTCACAGTCAGACAAGAAGGTACGAATGTTGCTTACGATGTGATCGGTTTTGGGTTTGCAGAGTATGCCGATTTAGTCGGTAGTGGAATGCGATTTCATATCGCATTTTCGGTAGAAGAAAATGATTTTCGTGGAAGAAAATCGCTCCAACTCTTCCTAAAAGACCTCAAGTTTGATTGA
- the fumC gene encoding class II fumarate hydratase, with protein MEYRIEKDTMGDVEVPADKYWGAQTQRSRNNFKIGPEASMPLEVVHGFAYLKKAAAHTNCELGVLSEEKRDLISAVCDEILTGSLDDQFPLVVWQTGSGTQSNMNVNEVVANRSHVLAGNKLGEGKTFIHPNDDVNKSQSSNDTYPTGMHIAAYKMIIETTIPGVEQLRNTLKAKSEAFMNVVKIGRTHLMDATPLTLGQEFSGYVSQLDHGLKALKNTLAHLSELALGGTAVGTGINTPEGYAPLVAKKIAEFTGLPFVSAENKFEALAAHDAFVETHGALKQLAVSLNKIANDIRMLASGPRSGIGEIIIPSNEPGSSIMPGKVNPTQCEAMTMVCAQVMGNDTTVSVAGAQGHYELNVFKPVMAYNLLQSARLIGDACVSFEQNCAIGIEPNHKSIQQHLNNSLMLVTALNTKIGYEKAAKIAKTAHENGTTLKEESVNLGYLSAEEFDEWVRPEDMIGSLKS; from the coding sequence ATGGAATACAGAATAGAAAAAGATACAATGGGCGATGTGGAAGTACCAGCAGACAAGTACTGGGGAGCCCAAACACAAAGATCTCGCAATAACTTTAAAATAGGACCGGAGGCTAGCATGCCGCTAGAAGTGGTACATGGCTTTGCTTATTTGAAAAAAGCCGCTGCGCATACCAATTGTGAGCTAGGCGTTTTGAGTGAAGAAAAGCGTGATTTGATTTCTGCTGTTTGCGATGAGATCCTAACAGGTTCGCTGGATGATCAATTTCCTTTGGTTGTTTGGCAGACAGGTTCAGGTACGCAGTCTAATATGAATGTAAACGAAGTGGTTGCCAACAGATCACACGTTTTGGCGGGTAACAAACTGGGCGAGGGTAAAACGTTTATTCATCCCAACGATGATGTGAATAAATCTCAATCATCCAATGATACATACCCAACAGGGATGCACATTGCTGCCTATAAAATGATAATTGAAACTACTATTCCGGGTGTTGAACAATTAAGGAATACCCTGAAGGCCAAGTCTGAGGCTTTTATGAATGTGGTTAAGATTGGTAGAACACACTTAATGGATGCTACACCGCTTACTCTAGGACAAGAATTTTCGGGTTATGTTTCTCAATTAGATCATGGACTGAAAGCTTTGAAGAATACTTTGGCCCACCTTTCAGAGTTGGCCTTGGGGGGAACTGCTGTAGGTACTGGAATCAATACACCTGAAGGATATGCTCCTTTAGTCGCAAAGAAAATAGCAGAGTTTACAGGACTGCCGTTTGTTTCTGCTGAGAATAAGTTTGAAGCCTTAGCGGCTCACGATGCTTTTGTGGAAACACATGGTGCGTTAAAACAGCTAGCTGTTTCACTGAACAAGATCGCGAACGACATTAGAATGCTAGCTTCAGGGCCAAGGTCGGGTATCGGAGAAATCATTATCCCGTCTAATGAGCCGGGCTCTTCAATTATGCCAGGTAAAGTAAATCCTACGCAATGTGAAGCCATGACCATGGTTTGTGCACAAGTTATGGGTAATGACACTACCGTATCAGTAGCTGGCGCACAAGGTCACTACGAATTGAACGTGTTTAAACCAGTTATGGCTTACAACTTATTGCAATCGGCCCGTTTGATCGGTGATGCTTGCGTTTCTTTCGAACAGAACTGTGCGATCGGCATAGAACCAAACCATAAAAGTATCCAGCAGCACTTGAATAACTCTTTAATGTTAGTAACCGCGTTGAATACGAAAATTGGTTATGAGAAGGCGGCAAAAATTGCCAAAACAGCCCATGAAAACGGCACTACCTTGAAAGAAGAATCAGTAAACCTGGGGTACTTAAGCGCCGAAGAATTCGACGAGTGGGTGAGACCTGAGGATATGATTGGTAGTTTGAAAAGCTGA